Proteins encoded within one genomic window of Pongo pygmaeus isolate AG05252 chromosome 6, NHGRI_mPonPyg2-v2.0_pri, whole genome shotgun sequence:
- the SSC4D gene encoding scavenger receptor cysteine-rich domain-containing group B protein, with amino-acid sequence MGASETPFTIWMSKEAEMLIGPQPDEKGWGWRLGDGSAAPPFLPQALSFLLLLPLASALQPTPLPFQELRLVGGPSRCWGRLEVMHGGSWGSVCDDDWDVVDANVVCRQLGCGLALPVPRPLAFGQGRGPILLDNVECRGQEAALSECGSRGWGVHNCFHYEDVAVLCDEFLPTQPPTRKMLTSRAPPTTLPNGKSEGSVRLVGGANLCQGRVEILHIGLWGTVCDDDWGLPDAAVVCRQLGCGAAMAATTNAFFGYGTGHILLDNVHCEGGEPRLAACQSLGWGVHNCGHHEDAGALCAGLGPPALTALPSSATREDWAWHTDPSATGVGPQPSRETALLTTAAWAAGKKSGRLRLVGGPGPCRGRVEVLHAGGWGTVCDDDWDFADARVACREAGCGPALGATGLGHFGYGRGPVLLDNVGCAGTEARLSDCFHLGWGQHNCGHHEDAGALCAGPEELGLQVQQDGSETTRVPTPRPRDGHLRLVNGAHRCEGRVELYLGQRWGTVCDDAWDLRAAGVLCRQLGCGQALAAPGEAHFGPGRGPILLDNVKCRGEESALLLCSHIRWDAHNCDHSEDASVLCQPS; translated from the exons ATGGGAGCATCTGAAACACCCTTCACCATCTGGATGAGCAAGGAAGCAGAGATGCTAATTGGCCCCCAGCCGGATGAgaagggctgggggtggaggttgggagatGGGAGTGctgcccctcccttcctcccccaagccctgtctttccttctcctcctgccaCTGG CCAGCGCCCTACAGCCCACTCCACTGCCCTTTCAAG AGCTGAGGCTGGTGGGGGGCCCCAGCCGCTGCTGGGGCCGCCTGGAAGTCATGCACGGTGGCTCCTGGGGCAGCGTCTGTGATGACGACTGGGACGTGGTGGACGCCAATGTAGTGTGTCGCCAGCTGGGCTGTGGCCTGGCGCTGCCCGTGCCACGGCCCCTCGCCTTTGGCCAAGGCCGAGGCCCCATCCTGCTGGACAACGTGGAGTGCCGCGGGCAGGAAGCTGCACTGAGCGAGTGCGGCAGCCGGGGCTGGGGCGTCCACAATTGCTTTCACTACGAGGATGTGGCTGTCCTGTGTGATG AATTCTTGCCAACGCAGCCCCCAACAAGGAAGATGTTAACCAGTAGAGCACCTCCTACGACACTGCCGAATGGAAAAA GTGAGGGCAGCGTGCGCCTGGTAGGGGGCGCGAACCTGTGTCAGGGCCGAGTGGAGATCCTGCACATTGGCCTGTGGGGCACCGTGTGTGACGACGACTGGGGGCTGCCGGATGCCGCTGTGGTCTGTCGTCAGTTGGGCTGCGGGGCGGCCATGGCCGCCACCACCAACGCCTTCTTCGGCTATGGCACGGGACACATCCTGCTGGACAACGTGCACTGCGAAGGCGGCGAGCCCCGCCTGGCAGCCTGCCAGAGCCTGGGCTGGGGTGTGCACAACTGCGGCCACCACGAGGACGCGGGCGCGCTCTGCGCAG GCCTGGGTCCCCCAGCGCTCACAGCACTGCCATCCTCAGCCACAAGAGAGGACTGGGCTTGGCACACAGATCCCTCCG CTACAGGAGTTGGCCCCCAGCCTTCCCGGGAGACGGCACTGCTCACCACCGCCGCCTGGGCCGCGGGGAAGAAAA GTGGGCGGCTGCGGCTGGTGGGCGGCCCGGGTCCGTGCCGCGGCCGCGTGGAGGTGTTGCACGCCGGGGGCTGGGGCACCGTGTGCGACGATGACTGGGACTTTGCGGACGCGCGCGTGGCCTGCCGCGAGGCGGGCTGCGGGCCTGCGCTGGGCGCTACGGGACTGGGCCACTTCGGCTACGGCCGCGGCCCCGTGCTGCTGGACAACGTGGGCTGCGCCGGCACCGAGGCCCGCCTGAGCGACTGCTTCCACCTGGGCTGGGGCCAGCACAACTGCGGCCACCACGAGGACGCGGGAGCGCTCTGCGCAG GcccagaggagctgggactgcaagtcCAGCAGGATGGTTCTGAGACCACGCGGGTGCCCACTCCTCGGCCCAGGGACG GGCATCTACGTCTGGTCAACGGAGCCCACCGATGCGAGGGGCGTGTAGAGCTCTACCTAGGGCAACGGTGGGGCACTGTCTGTGATGATGCTTGGGACCTGCGGGCGGCCGGTGTCCTGTGCCGCCAGCTGGGCTGTGGCCAGGCCCTCGCAGCCCCTGGCGAGGCTCACTTTGGCCCAGGCCGAGGCCCCATTCTCCTGGACAATGTCAAGTGCCGTGGGGAAGAAAGTGCCCTGCTGCTCTGCTCTCACATCCGCTGGGATGCCCACAACTGCGACCACAGCGAGGATGCCAGTGTCCTGTGCCAGCCTTCATGA